A stretch of DNA from Pyxicephalus adspersus chromosome 5, UCB_Pads_2.0, whole genome shotgun sequence:
AGACTGGCTCACATGGATATTATCCTTACTATCTCCATGCTGCCACAACATATTATCCACCAACATATATGTTTACTTTTGATTATAGACATTATGTGTGCTGATACATTTGCAGTGTACATTTTGTTGCTGGGGTACATCTATTTTTATCCTTATCCCAATTTATCCTCATTGCATTATGTACATGAGTCAGCCTTTCTCAGGTCCCCCATAGCACTGATATGTTTATTCATAGCACCTTCtaattttatatacatgttttttaaacaattccttgtaatttttattttataaacacttATCTAGATCTATGTAAGTAATATTTACTAATCAATAAACATCTAATCTGTTTTAAACTATTTAACAAGcagaacaccccccccccccccccagttgaGGGCcagtgcttttttctttttaagctacTAGACCTATTATGAATTTTGGTTTACagtttgcatttttatgtaatattacacattcattttttttttctctttggaaacTCTTGTTTTATTCTCCCTAGGACCCTGTATGTTCCTTATATGGCTCTGGACCTCCTAAATCGCAGAACACATGGCGTGTAAGGACTGGAAAATGTTCACCTGATTCAAACACTGACCTCAGAATAGGGAACAATGATTTGTCACCAGGTGTACAGTAGTCAAGTCTGCCTGGGCAAAGAATTGATTGGCTGGGATTAATTTTCCCAGCAGATCACTATTGTTTTCTGCAAAGACAAGCTGGCAACTGCAGCGCTCTCTGTAGGCTACAGTACGCATGGCTGACCAATCCCCCAGTCCTTaaactaaaaagtaattttaatgaaTCTGGAAAAAAGAATTTCCATAGAAAGGTGGAGAATGTATAGTGTCAAACTGCAATTGTACGCAGAGGGAAAACACGggacatattttaaaaagcaaagtttgatatattttcatttctgcAATTTTTGTTGTGGAACTTTAAAGCACAATTAGGTTGTTTCATCATTTATTTTGGCATATCCCAACAAAAATTTGAAAATCTGATTACAttttaagatttgtttttatgtCATGTATTCTTGTTCATATGGGATGAGTTTTAGCCAAATAAGAcgttattcttttttatataggCAGTAGTTGTCTTTTAGATGAAGACTTTGACAAACAATAAAGTTTGTCTAATTCCTCCTCAAAACCAAGCTAAATTTCAGGTTGCTTCTTCTCATTGCACCCAAATATTTACATCCTGCCAACtgaaatgtttatatacataGACGGGCATATAAGACTTTTCCTAACCTCAAACcttgtgggtgctgccatcttccctgGTTCTCTTACATGTTCTGGATGTTCAGTTACCTTGATTGACCAGGAATGGTTTAACACCCATGCATGTACACAGGAGTTATTCTCAACAGCTGGGCATGCGGGGATCATACATTGTttaaaagaagattgtgaacaagtGGATAAgtatattgcaaaagggacatcacctgccctcACATATAGAATGTGGCTGTCTGCAGCTTTTACAAAGAGAGCCAAGGAGCCAAAAATTTATTGCTGGGCTATACATAACTTTTATAAAACTTCAAGCAATAGTGAGAAATAATATTGATGTTGTAAATCACAGGAGGCTGATCtaataaaaatacttgaaaataataaattaaaaagagtAGATTAACTAACATTACATAGCACCCAACTGTGCTTAATATGGAGGAATTATCCCACTTTAAAATCCAATTCCCTGTGGCTTTTTCTTCCTCAGTGTTCCCTCTTTTTAAGCAGATATTTACATCTCTACATAAAGtgtaatatttaaacataaaaaatagttatgtttcactaaacctttcatccagcCGCTAAAtaattccatgtgtttttttaaaaaagctaataCAAAGGAAATGTGgtttggaatgtatttttatggtattttttgtgtcttttatctaCATACTATAAGCTAAAAGTGTCCCTCTTTTATTTCTCCAAAAGCTGGGAAATTTCCAATCATccagtaatgtaaaaatgaaatgcatacaCAGGAGTTACTTTTCCAATAAttggatatttaaagaaaatctacCTTTTGAAAGATCATTCTTCTTTAGCACATAAACCTCTTTAAAATAGCTCAGACTGTGAAGGATCACAGTATTCAGAGATCATGACTGAGCAAATACTCAGTTTGAGCAGTGTGAGCAGCAGAGATCCACAGCAGGAGAGGGGAAGGAGCAGGCACATCTAAAGGGCTGCAGAGGTTGTCTTGTGCTGTGAGCAGTGAGGAGGTACAAAGGGAGGAGCAGCCAGCCTTAGGAGTCCTGTAGCAGTACTGGGACAAACTGCAGAGAGCTCAGCAAATCTAACCAGGGATTTCTCTACTGGATCAACCTCTCCTAGAATTCTTTCCTGAGGACCCAAGCACTGGTTGCATATGCCATGGCACATATGTAGCATGTTCTCAGCACATGGATACCTGTATTATGTCACCCGTGGTCTTTATTCTCCTGCATGAACAGCTCTGCATTCTGCATCTCCATTGTGGTCCTTGTGTCTAGCTCCTCAAACGTTGCTATCGATTTGTCTGCTGTTTGTGCTGCACAATGGGGGGTAATCTGGGCTGTCATCGGTCCATTCCTAAAGACCCTTCAGATCTATGTCAGAAAAACCGCAAGTTCAGTGCAGCATGCAACTTCAGCAACATCTTGGTGAGCCAAGAAAGGCTCAACATCAACACAGCCACCGAGGAGGAGCTGATGACCCTGCCTGGGGTGACCCGACAGGTAGCCCAGAATATAGTGGAGTATAGAGAATATATTGGGGGCTTCAAGAAAGTGGAGGACTTGGCTTTGGTGAGCGGGGTGGGGGCTGCTAAACTGGAACAGGTAAAGTTTGAGATATGTGTGAGCAGTAAGAGTGGCTCTGCCCAACATTCGCCCAACTCGCTTCGAAAGGACGCGGACCATGGCCATCATAGCCAACATTTGTCTGCCACCAGGGTCAACATTAACACCGCCACCGCTTCTCAACTAATGAACCTCCGGGGCTTAACCGAGGAAATGGCCCAAAATATTATCCTCTACCGCACTCAGCATGGCCCATTGAAGAGCATTGAGGACCTGCTCAAAGTGGACTCCATTAGCTCATCTTTCTTGGACAGGATTAGGCATCAGGTGTATGTACAAAGGTCTCGTCCATCATCCACCCATACCAATGGAGGCTTACATTTCATGGCCAAACCACATCCAAGCCCAACTTCTCTAAGCCTACAGAGTGAAGACCTTGACTTTCCACCTGGAGGACCTACTCAGCTCATCTCCACCCGACCATCTGTAGAAGTCTTTGGAGGTGTGAGAGAGGGTAAACCTGTGCTCAGGTTGGCAACCTGGAACCTACACAACTGTAGCCTGGATAAAGCCAGCAACCCTGGGGTCAGGGAAGTGGTATGCATGACCATATTGGAGAACTGGTAAGTTGTTTGATATGTAAttcctatttgttttctttggtttTCATGTTTAGTAAACAGTGCTTTTTTGTTGTAACAGTGATTTcattctataaaataatatatatatatatatatatatacaaaaaatgcaagGTAATTTATATTCATATCGTGCTTGAAATAATACATTGCCccacaagagtaaaaaaaaggaaagtagttCTACCTACAATACTGCTGAGCTGTCCCTAAGACCACTCTGCAGTCCACCACAGGTCCTCTTCTGTGTTAAATTATATCTAGTGTCATTTAAACCACTACCTGTGCATGAATGGCATGGACACCCAGGGTTCAGAAGGTAGCAAGGAATGGCATCATTATGTGGCATAATTTTTTTCCATATCAGAACAGTCACCTGCTGAAGGAAGAAGAATAGGTTGTGTGATAGACCTACCTGGAACAAGGTAgttatacacaaacaaaaataaaagtggcGGGGTTGTCCAGTCTTGAGTTGGACTTTAAACTGGTTCTTTCATGAatacctatattttattataataaatatttttttttagtgaagctgTTTTCCAAATACTACAGTCCAGTGATTTTGGGTAGGTTGATATGATGCCATCATTGTGCTCCCAGGCAGAAGGAATAATAATTTAGGTGAAGTTCATATGGAAGTTTGTCATTGCACAGTTAGCTGCCCCCAGGCATCCATTTTTAATTGCTGGATATCCAGGATcaagcaatagtttttttttaatttatacatttttaagcatttgctgGGGAGTTTTGAAGTCTTTAGAAATGGCTTGAGCCACTGACTGCCCAAGATATTGCAAAAGGTCTTAAAAACTgcaccaaaaaaatgtttgtacaaaaaaaggattttaactGATCCAAATTATTTAGTGGTAGCCAGGCCTTTGGGCTAGTTGAGAActattttatttaggtaaactACTTCCCCTCTTTTAGGCTAATAGTTTCCTCCCAATGATCAGAtggcaacattgtaactttgtagcaccTTGCAAGAGATAGCAGATACAAGAAGTAGCTAATAAAAGCTCAAACATTTGTAAGCTCAAACCAAGAACTACACAGACAccaatatttacacaaatatttgaGCTCGGTAACAGAATCTTAGTCCAGACTTTAAATGCTGACCCTGGATAGTGCCAGAACTAGGTAACAAGGTTAATGTCATTCTGCACAGAAAAGCCGATGAAGGCATTGACAAGGGGAGTTATGTAATCGCTGTGGGAGGTATTACGTACCTACAGGTGGAATGCTTACACATTGCTTATCATGCTAGATCCATTTACTTTATGTCTAGTGTAGTTGATACATGATATCTaagttatatttttctgtaaatcataAATAAGTTATCCATATCAGTTATACATCAGGCCTATTATGCTGTGTAAAGAATAAGGCAGGATTTCTCTGTGCTTTGCCTGTATTTCTGTTTCTggtaaacatatttaataataataaaaaggatatttCAGCAAATTCCTTTGATGAACACCTTGTTCAGATTTAGCACTTGGAGTCTTTGATGTTAGAATCTTGCCTCTACATAGctgttctcaatctttttaccccatTTGAACTcctgaaaaaatgtttgtatcagggaactccttctaatACCAATTAACTAGTGATACGTTAGAATGATCCTACATTGGTACATTGGTCAGTGGAATGAATGCCCCTCTTATATttgtggtcagaatgccacccttacagacaccTATAACAATTGTTGGTGCCCTACAGCTGGCTCCTACAAGTGACATTGGCCCTGGAACTaggcaggcaccatcaaatgggagatcaATCAATCACAGACCAAGGAATCTCTATTACCTTCTGGGTAAACCCTAGGGTTCTccagaaccctggttgacaatggATGATCTATATAGTATCTTTTACTCCTAAGGAGACCATATATGTTACAATCTTACAATCTATTTCTTAAGCTGTaatgtaatatacagtaatatataatataatatataatgtatataatgtaatatatacagcCTTCTTGCATCATGTATGGCTAACTTCATGCAGGTGAAGCTGCAGTTGCAATTTATGCATTATACCtataatatttatgcattttttctgTGTACCTTTAATATTTAAACTTCTACAACAAACTTTTATATTAATTGTACTggtttattatttgcattatgtCATTGACTTCTATTACCTTGGTGAATGTACTACTTGTACTACTTGACATTTGCTATGAATATTTTCGGTCGGGAATTTATTGTTCTGTGTCCTCTTAGAATAACTGCAGTGCTTTTGAAGAATCCGGCAAATTCTTGGTTTCTACTTGTGAATTTTGGTTGTGCCACTGAGTAATGAATAATGAATTTGACAAAACAGTGGTATTACACTTTAGGTTTCAGTGTTAAAACAATAGGCATGCCATTGTATAATACATTGCTTTGTAAGATCATTTATGGTTAGGACATGTAACTGGACATTATGATCCCTCAAGGCTTGGGATCGTTGGTGGTCAATTCAGGTTGAGATTTATTGCTCTTTTGTTTTACAAGAAATATCATTTTTGACAGTTTCCCAGTTTATAAAGCCACTCCACAAAATTTATTTGCCTTGATAGATTGTCAAGACCTGCACCCAACACCTGCTGAgcatatttaaagcaaacctaccaAAATGTCTGGGCAATTATAACTAAGTGATGGAAAAATGCAGAGATTTCCCAACAGCCAAGAACAATAAGTAGACTCAAAGGTCTAAGCAGCTTAGACTGTACTTAAATCACCAATTGTGTAAAAGTCATGTTTGTTTCACACCCGAGCCCACATATTGGTCCTTTTTACATGATAGGTAGCCTTAGTGGTCCATATGTTAAGCTTAAAGTATATCCataccccagaattttttttagctttggagagAGCATAGAAGGATTCTGGATTGAAGGAGCATAGAAGAAATCCTATTAGGTTCTGTTGGAAAAATGACTTCACATCTGTTAAAAAGTTTTTCACATCAGGACAACTGAGGGGAAATCCCTCAAAAAGAAGCACAGAAAGAAGTAATATGCTTTTTAAAGTTAAGTAGattaatttttattgctgtctttgtccctgtTTCTGATTTCagagattttaagctcttcggggaagggtcctgtcctcctcttgtgtcactgtctgtattagtctgtcatttgcaacccatatttaatgtacagtgttgcgtgTACAGTgttgctggcgctatataaattctgtttattataaataataatattaatttctgtCTGTAAAAGTTTGCCACACCAGAACAGTAAATGAGAGGAAAACTCCACAGAGCCCCGCAGAGCAATAAAAAACCGAGGATTTAAccttcattcattttattcaaaaccgcccaaataatgaatataaatacactttaagatGCGGGCTGGGCTGATTGACATCACAATTAGGTCAACATGCACCAGTTATCATTATGATTATTTATGCTGTGTTCATAGATATCATCTTTACTGAACCCATTTGCTATTGTGTTATACCTAAGCTCAGTTGTCCATTAATATACACCATTCATTTCAGATTACTATAACCGTcttattcaacattttttattagaccTTACCTTGGCAGAGTACAAGGTTGTATTCAGTTTTGTGATCCAGGCATTCTGGCCAGACAGCACAGCCGGATCTTTGACCTTTGTTGCAGCAACGTAATATGGTCACACACTGAATTAAAACTCACCTTCAGATTTTTTGATTGGATGGTTGGGCAGCAACGGAATGTTAATGAGGTCATTCCTCTGTTCACTTGGCTTCCTTTTCCTGTTAGCAGATGCTGTACCTGCGCCATAGCATTGCAGTAAAGCCTAATAGGTTGTTAGATCTGGCCCTCTATCAGGCTTCAATACAGGAAAAAGGAGGCTGATACATtaagataaatgtatttagaataaatgtaatgtttttatgagTAGATAACTACAATAATTGGTGTATCTACTCATCATCaccaaacattcattttttttcttaaccacaCTTTTATTATCT
This window harbors:
- the EEPD1 gene encoding endonuclease/exonuclease/phosphatase family domain-containing protein 1, which produces MGGNLGCHRSIPKDPSDLCQKNRKFSAACNFSNILVSQERLNINTATEEELMTLPGVTRQVAQNIVEYREYIGGFKKVEDLALVSGVGAAKLEQVKFEICVSSKSGSAQHSPNSLRKDADHGHHSQHLSATRVNINTATASQLMNLRGLTEEMAQNIILYRTQHGPLKSIEDLLKVDSISSSFLDRIRHQVYVQRSRPSSTHTNGGLHFMAKPHPSPTSLSLQSEDLDFPPGGPTQLISTRPSVEVFGGVREGKPVLRLATWNLHNCSLDKASNPGVREVVCMTILENCIKIVAVQDLNDKDALEKFCTELNQPSLPNIRKWKGVRGSWKCVVSEKPSSGPNEKVSYSGYLWDSSAGIELKNVSLQESPQTNGNGKHTYLQPYIAHFKVGTNDVTLVNIHLRPSPNEAGKQQSDSNKPSTFGQTLQETLKAEKDVIILGGFSQPADSSNFDSLRKEKFHNLLPANTFTNISTKTPQGNKSLDNIWISKSLKKVFTGYSLVVREGLTNPWIPDNWSWGGVASEHCPILAEFYMEKDCSKKELASKANGVTVERNEANSKHER